The Flavobacteriales bacterium genome contains the following window.
GAAGGGACTGCCAAAAACCCGCAGGGCCAGCAAATGCAAAGGGGGCGGCACGGCGTAGATGCGCTCCAACCTCCGCCTGCCCAAGCGGAACCATGCATAGATGCCACCGCTCAGGGCGAAGGCACCGAAGGTGAAGAGGTACTTGTTGTTACCCGGCAGGGTGGAGTAGCACCACATGGCTTTCGACACACCGGCCCACACCCAGAACCAGATCAGGAAAACGAGCCGCCGGGGCCGTATGGCAGCGGGTAGCTCCAGGCCTGAAATGTTGCTCTTGGGGGTGCCCTTCGCCACCTCGCTGGCCGTTCCGAACAGGGAACGGGTAAAGCGCGCCGCTAGGAGCGCGATGAAGGTGAGCACCACATACACGCACAACAACGTGGGGAACGTGGAATCCTCGATGATGCGGTTGATCGACGGCTCGTAGCGGCTGGGCCCCGTCGGTTGAACAAGCCAGTGGACCAGCCCGAGCCCCAGAGTGGAGCCCATCAGGACCAGCAGCACGCGGAACGCGAAGCGCTTGTAGGCCGCGCCCCGCTCAACGATGGCCCTTTGAAGGTCTTTCACCTCTTGCGTTGGGGCGGGGATCTCTTCGGGGGTCACGATGATCAGCTCCACCGTGCTGTCCTCCATCGGTGCTGGCGCCCCCATCGGCGTTTCCGCGCTTTCGTGATGGAGATGGAGCGTATGTTCCGCAGGTTGGACGGCCGGCGGCGTGGTCACCTCCATTATTCTGCTGGAAATGGCCCTGCGGGCTTTCCGCCGAAGCACGTAATACGCAGCAACCACCACTGCAATGATCACGAGCCCTATGAAGAGCGCGAACAGGATGTCGCTCGCGTTCATCCCCAAGATCTTCATTTCGACGGACGGTGCTTCAGCTCCTGGTTCCATGGCCTGGTTGTTCACCCGTATGTGATCAATTACCGCATGTCCTTCGGCTGCTCATCGGCGTCCATTGAACCCCGCGGATAGGCCCAGCGCGCGCGACAATTGGTGGGGTATGCCGTTCATGATCTTACGATCGTCTTTTCCATGAACCGCTCGATCGGTGCTCACCATCGGCAAGCTATTGGTTTTCGCGGCACATGCCGATCACCTGCGGAGACCGAAGGGGCGAGGGTCTTCAAGGCCGTGCCGAAGTGGAAAGCCGCAGTGGCACACGGTGTGCGAGTTATCCATTGCGATGGAATTACCGATCACAGTGGATCGCACGGTTGGTCCGCACGACTGCGTTGACTTGTCCCGGCGGGCCACAGGCCCCGGCCCGCTCGCCAAACGCCACAGCCAAGCGGCGGCGTTTGGCGAGCGGGTGCGGCGGAACAGTGCCCCTTCCGCCAAGTGGGCGACCCGCCATTGCCATCGACCAAGGCCGTCTACATTCGTTCCATCCAACCGGTCCATCATGAAACATCTTCTGTCCTGCGCTGCCCTGGGCCTTTCCCTCTTCGCTGCGCGGCCCGCACAGGCCTCACACATCATGGGGGCCGAGCTCACCTACAAGTGGTTGGGCGGAATGGACTACGAGATGACCCTGGTGGCGGTGCGAGACTGTTATGGTATTTGGCTGAATTCCGGGGTGAGCATCGCAGCCTCTTCTTCGCTCTGCGGCTTGAATGCCTCGTTCGTTCTGCCCGAGCGCGATACCGTGGAAGTGGCCGTCGGTTGCACCAGCTGGCCCACCACCTGCAACGGAGGCACCTATCCCGGGGCCGAGCTGCACTTCTACCGCGATACCGTGACGCTTCCTGCAGGTTGCGCCGATTGGGTATTCTCCTGGGCGAGCTGTTGCCGCAATGCCGCGATCGACAACATCGTTGATGCGGATCAGGCTGACATCTACATCGAAGCATGGCTTGACAACGCCAATGTTCCGGGCAACTCCTCCCCGATCTTCCAGGAACTACCGGGTTCTTTCATCTGCCTCAACGCTCCGTTCTGCCTGCCCAATGGCGGATATGACCCGGACGGCGATTCGCTGGTGTACACGATGGTGACCCCCGAGGAAGTGGGTGCTGTTCCGATAGTGTACATGCCCGGCTTCACGGCTACCGATCCGTTCCCCTCTTCCACCGGCCATGTCTTCGATCCCGTTACCGGCAATCATTGCAGCACGCCGTCGCAGCTGGGCGCATATGTGGTGGCTTACGCTGTGGACGAATACCGCAACGGTACGTGGGTGGGCCGTAGTCGAAGGGACATCCAGTTGTGGGTGGTGGCCTGCACCATGCCCATGCTCGATGTGATGGGCGTGGTGAACGACACGACCGGCACACCGGTGACGGCCGGAACGGTGGAGCTGTACCAGTACGGTCTCAACAGTGCGGGCTCTTTGCTGGTTGGCAACACGCCGGTGGGCCCCGGAGGCGATTTCGCCTTCAGTAGCCTGCCCTTGCAGCAATACCTGGTGCGTGCTGTTCCCGATACGGTGCTCTACCCGGGCACTGCTACCAGCTATCACGAGAGCACCTACTACTGGACCTACGCCGATGTGATCAGTAGCACATGCGATACCGACATGGTGGCGAACATCGGATTGGTGCCCGTGGGCAACCTCGCCGGCACGGGCTACCTCAGTGGCTTCTTGGGCGACCTGGGCATTGTGCGCAGCGATGGCCCCGGCGCGCCATGGGAGGGGGTGGGCATTGTGCTCGAGCACTGGCCCGGCGCTGGTTTGGCGGCGTACACGCGCACCGACATGGACGGACACTACCACTTCGCCAACGTGGCCGATGGCACCTACCGCATCGTGTGCGACCATCCGGGCCTGCCCATGCTTTCCTGCTACACGGTGACCGTCGGCGCCGGCACCGTCATCATCGACCTGAACTACGGTGCCGATCCTGCGGGCTTCTATATCACCGGTGTGGTCACGAACGTCCCGGACCAGGAAGCGGCCACGGCGGTGTTGATGCCCAATCCAGTGCATCAGGGCTTTGCCATCATCAAAGGCTTGCACAATGGCCAGGTGCGCGCCACCATCATCGACGCAGCGGGCCGCGTGGTCTTCTCGGCCGCGCTG
Protein-coding sequences here:
- a CDS encoding carboxypeptidase regulatory-like domain-containing protein — encoded protein: MKHLLSCAALGLSLFAARPAQASHIMGAELTYKWLGGMDYEMTLVAVRDCYGIWLNSGVSIAASSSLCGLNASFVLPERDTVEVAVGCTSWPTTCNGGTYPGAELHFYRDTVTLPAGCADWVFSWASCCRNAAIDNIVDADQADIYIEAWLDNANVPGNSSPIFQELPGSFICLNAPFCLPNGGYDPDGDSLVYTMVTPEEVGAVPIVYMPGFTATDPFPSSTGHVFDPVTGNHCSTPSQLGAYVVAYAVDEYRNGTWVGRSRRDIQLWVVACTMPMLDVMGVVNDTTGTPVTAGTVELYQYGLNSAGSLLVGNTPVGPGGDFAFSSLPLQQYLVRAVPDTVLYPGTATSYHESTYYWTYADVISSTCDTDMVANIGLVPVGNLAGTGYLSGFLGDLGIVRSDGPGAPWEGVGIVLEHWPGAGLAAYTRTDMDGHYHFANVADGTYRIVCDHPGLPMLSCYTVTVGAGTVIIDLNYGADPAGFYITGVVTNVPDQEAATAVLMPNPVHQGFAIIKGLHNGQVRATIIDAAGRVVFSAALNVAGGALQLPTDNLPAGSYTIVLDGHGQHFRMVKEQ